In the Deinococcus humi genome, one interval contains:
- a CDS encoding AAA family ATPase, whose amino-acid sequence MLSTPLVHVALLGVPTVSGPSGAVTLDRKSAGVFALLAFEGSTPRSRVAGLLWPESKEHMARNSLVQLLKRWRRTLGEDLVVGGDVVRLKEGLTVDALQVQDALLLGHEEAFVAHHEDVLGAYMYDDLPEFHEWLAGERTRWRGWRRDALAALSDRDASRGAYEDALAWAEHLLRVDAACEDAFVRVLKLQYLLGDRDSALRTFARCEAVLWREHGVAPLRATLDLVRTIQGGRVLTPNTPSAQRVMPSSVLCPPILAGREREWALMDEAWARGTSIVISGVPGVGKSRLIKEFAASKGPFFNLDGRPGDTNVPYGTYARAWRRVLRARPDLELPDWVREQLALFLPEVWPTSEPPTPSRGNKERLFAAVGELALRVSRGMKCVIADDMQYYDPASMELGASIAQKYVPFDAHQGVVPMIAAHRAGELPSDVEAQLRGMLAAGLCIWIDLEPLDEHATTRVLASLNLPLVDVHAARLARSSGGNPLFLLEAVKHLLEHKGASSDESPLMPGKVQEVIGERLSRLSTKALLLAQAAAVLQTDFDLDLVSAVLDAPLLEVLPAWQELERAQILAEGRFSHDLVYESVRAGMSNSVRQALHRAAARALELHNGNPARTARHWLEGGAARRAVPNLREAARAACAALRFTEAAEALEQAAAILEANGELDAAFDMWAMLMTDVLRSGALTERCDSTMRHLTDLARTTRHRDALARLAAEQAGAPSPHETAR is encoded by the coding sequence GTGCTTTCGACACCCCTCGTGCACGTCGCGCTGCTCGGCGTCCCCACCGTGTCCGGGCCGAGCGGGGCCGTGACGCTGGACCGCAAGTCGGCGGGCGTATTCGCGCTTCTCGCCTTTGAGGGAAGCACTCCGCGCTCCAGGGTGGCGGGCCTGTTATGGCCCGAGTCGAAAGAACACATGGCGCGCAACAGCCTGGTGCAGCTCCTGAAACGCTGGCGCCGCACGCTTGGAGAAGATCTTGTGGTTGGTGGCGACGTCGTGCGCCTCAAAGAGGGCCTCACGGTGGACGCGCTGCAAGTACAGGACGCTTTGCTGCTCGGACACGAGGAGGCGTTCGTGGCGCACCACGAGGATGTGTTGGGCGCGTATATGTACGACGACCTGCCCGAATTTCACGAGTGGCTGGCGGGCGAGCGTACCCGCTGGCGCGGCTGGCGGCGCGACGCGCTCGCCGCGCTGAGCGACCGGGACGCGTCCCGCGGCGCGTACGAAGATGCCCTTGCGTGGGCCGAGCACCTGCTGCGCGTCGACGCAGCGTGCGAAGATGCGTTTGTGCGCGTCCTCAAGCTGCAGTACCTGCTGGGCGATCGCGACAGCGCTCTGCGCACCTTCGCGCGCTGCGAGGCTGTGCTGTGGCGCGAGCACGGCGTGGCGCCGTTGCGCGCCACCCTCGACCTGGTCCGCACCATTCAAGGTGGGCGCGTCCTGACCCCCAACACACCCTCAGCCCAGCGGGTCATGCCGTCGTCCGTGCTGTGCCCCCCGATCCTGGCGGGACGCGAGCGCGAGTGGGCGTTGATGGACGAGGCGTGGGCGCGCGGCACAAGCATCGTGATCAGCGGGGTGCCGGGTGTCGGCAAGTCACGCTTGATCAAAGAGTTCGCTGCCAGCAAAGGGCCCTTCTTCAATCTTGACGGTCGGCCTGGCGACACCAACGTGCCGTACGGCACGTACGCGCGCGCGTGGCGCCGCGTCTTGCGCGCCCGCCCCGACCTGGAGTTGCCCGATTGGGTCCGCGAGCAACTCGCGCTGTTCCTCCCAGAGGTGTGGCCAACGAGCGAGCCGCCCACGCCATCACGCGGGAACAAAGAACGGTTGTTCGCGGCCGTCGGTGAACTGGCGCTGCGCGTGAGCCGCGGCATGAAGTGCGTCATTGCCGATGATATGCAGTACTACGACCCCGCCAGCATGGAGCTCGGCGCGTCCATCGCGCAGAAGTACGTGCCCTTCGACGCACACCAAGGGGTCGTGCCGATGATCGCTGCGCACCGTGCGGGCGAGTTGCCGAGCGACGTGGAAGCGCAGCTGAGGGGCATGCTGGCGGCCGGCTTGTGCATCTGGATTGACCTTGAGCCGCTTGACGAGCACGCCACGACGCGGGTGCTCGCGAGCTTGAATCTTCCGCTCGTCGACGTTCACGCCGCCCGGCTCGCGCGCTCCAGCGGTGGCAACCCGCTTTTTCTCCTCGAAGCCGTCAAGCACCTGCTCGAACACAAAGGCGCGTCGAGTGACGAGTCGCCCTTGATGCCTGGCAAAGTTCAGGAAGTCATCGGCGAGCGTTTGAGCCGCCTGTCCACGAAGGCCCTGCTGCTCGCCCAAGCTGCCGCCGTGCTGCAAACGGACTTTGACCTTGACCTCGTGAGCGCCGTGCTCGATGCGCCCCTCCTCGAGGTGCTGCCCGCGTGGCAAGAACTCGAACGCGCCCAGATCCTCGCAGAGGGACGCTTCAGCCACGACCTGGTGTACGAAAGCGTGCGTGCGGGTATGTCAAACAGCGTTCGCCAGGCCCTGCACCGCGCCGCGGCGCGGGCGCTTGAGCTGCACAACGGCAACCCCGCGCGCACGGCGCGCCACTGGCTCGAAGGCGGCGCCGCGCGCCGCGCCGTGCCGAATTTGCGTGAAGCGGCGCGCGCGGCGTGCGCCGCGCTGCGCTTTACGGAGGCGGCCGAAGCGCTGGAGCAGGCCGCCGCGATTCTGGAAGCGAACGGCGAACTCGACGCCGCTTTTGACATGTGGGCCATGCTGATGACCGACGTCCTGAGGTCCGGCGCGTTGACAGAGCGGTGCGACAGCACCATGCGGCACTTGACCGATCTCGCCCGCACCACCCGTCACCGCGACGCGCTGGCCCGCCTTGCCGCTGAGCAGGCTGGCGCGCCGAGCCCACACGAGACCGCGCGCTGA
- a CDS encoding AAA family ATPase, translating into MSSWQVEVLGTPRLLGAGAQAQLLERKPSALLAYLALEGPTSRAKLAALLWPGAEEAKARNSLSQTLRKLRLACSSDLMIGRGELRLADGVRVDACALREAHARGRLEVFVASYGDVLASFDFDDCPEFEDWLLSERERWQGWRRNALRALALDAEAASDLDGALGWARQLLAVDPASEEAYVLVMRLQLALGNRARALETLRSCEEMLAREFGVPPTRQTRELARLIREGAAPIDDAPQTSSIPLSVLRPPLLVGREREWALMEEAWAKGQGVCLVGEPGVGKSRLVQEFARAHGGDFYFECRPGDEQVLYGLTIRMLRKILSKYPQLSFEPWVTQQLAYILPEFGSALPMSSQADRVRFYQAMTEVVQAAIQAGMTVLAYDDTHHFDDGSAEAQLFMWGALGWGDVDAPFRIVFNSRPQEYTSVAAQALTDLVRTGRVLVIELGPLAPDAVHHLVQSMNVPQLAPITADLQRYTGGNPQFLLETVKHLIETGELERGFPNRLTPPGPVQDVVMRRLGRLSATALHAAQAAAVLQSDFTLELVAETLRKPLLDVLPAWQELERAQMLGEGRFSHDLVYEAVEANLPTCVREALHRSAARVLDRHGFPPSRVARHWLQSGEPLHAAPKLREAADLARSALRFVDAAELLEQAAALLEAHGDLDGAFDARHIMTRDFLKEFDLGERYEASVSRLFALARTEGQRARAWHCQGLLSSRRGEHRTAFEAAREGCAHAERSGAEDVQAELTQFLGIVALQANELDAATVALRRAAILNEQLGRVSGQLSALQNLGVVLGKLGRYSEAAVHLRALIEHSERAERPVIRMHALTNLTLTLSRAGRKREARAHAVEALELIDRMQGREMNRVLALLSLGAIERDLGRYGEALNVLELAREASAAYNGFAASLVLRQTASVYAALGVFEQAEVLACEALAAAQDVAFERAEALLALTALRAERGEDATELLRELGALRAHLGPDDTLRLDLLRARWDDQADLAQSEAVLRRVRASEGGELLSVAEMQHAHRLVRAGRADKALPHAFEAARLLDHLDPLEEPRARLAARHAAVLSAAGHPHAAEAARQAAQSARATALHVPSQYREAYVAFVLQPSPI; encoded by the coding sequence ATGTCTTCTTGGCAAGTGGAGGTGCTGGGCACGCCTCGCTTGCTCGGCGCCGGCGCGCAGGCCCAGTTGCTGGAGCGTAAGCCAAGCGCGCTTTTGGCCTACCTTGCGTTAGAAGGTCCAACCAGCCGAGCGAAACTCGCCGCGTTGCTGTGGCCCGGGGCAGAGGAGGCCAAGGCGCGCAACAGCTTGTCCCAGACATTGCGCAAATTGCGCCTTGCCTGCTCGTCGGACTTGATGATCGGGCGAGGCGAGTTGCGTCTGGCGGACGGCGTGCGCGTGGACGCGTGCGCGCTGCGTGAAGCGCATGCGCGCGGACGCCTCGAGGTGTTCGTGGCCTCATACGGTGATGTACTCGCTTCCTTCGACTTCGATGACTGCCCGGAGTTTGAGGACTGGCTGCTGAGCGAACGCGAGCGGTGGCAGGGGTGGCGGCGTAACGCCCTGCGCGCCCTGGCCCTTGACGCGGAGGCTGCCAGCGATCTTGACGGCGCCTTGGGGTGGGCACGGCAGTTGCTTGCTGTTGATCCCGCCTCCGAAGAAGCGTACGTGCTGGTGATGCGTCTGCAACTCGCCCTCGGGAACCGCGCGCGCGCATTGGAGACGCTGCGTTCATGCGAAGAGATGCTGGCACGCGAGTTCGGCGTGCCGCCAACGCGGCAAACCCGCGAGCTCGCTCGCCTCATCCGCGAGGGTGCTGCGCCGATCGATGACGCACCGCAAACTTCCTCAATTCCGCTGTCCGTATTGCGCCCACCGCTGTTGGTGGGCCGCGAGCGTGAGTGGGCCTTGATGGAAGAAGCGTGGGCGAAAGGGCAAGGCGTGTGCCTCGTCGGGGAGCCGGGCGTTGGCAAATCGCGCCTCGTGCAGGAGTTCGCGCGCGCGCACGGCGGAGACTTCTATTTCGAATGCCGCCCTGGCGACGAACAAGTGCTGTACGGCTTGACCATCCGCATGCTGCGCAAGATTCTGAGTAAGTACCCTCAGCTTTCGTTCGAGCCGTGGGTCACGCAGCAACTCGCTTATATCCTGCCGGAATTCGGGTCGGCGCTGCCGATGTCCTCGCAAGCGGACAGGGTGCGCTTTTACCAAGCCATGACAGAAGTGGTGCAGGCTGCGATTCAAGCGGGCATGACCGTGCTCGCGTACGACGACACGCATCACTTCGACGATGGCAGCGCTGAAGCGCAGCTGTTCATGTGGGGCGCGCTCGGATGGGGTGACGTGGACGCGCCGTTTCGCATCGTGTTCAATTCACGGCCGCAAGAGTACACATCGGTCGCGGCGCAGGCCCTCACGGACCTTGTGCGGACGGGCCGGGTGCTCGTCATCGAGCTGGGGCCCCTCGCACCTGACGCCGTACACCACTTGGTACAGAGCATGAATGTGCCGCAGTTGGCGCCAATCACAGCTGATCTGCAGCGCTACACCGGGGGAAATCCGCAGTTCCTGCTAGAAACCGTCAAGCACTTGATCGAGACCGGTGAACTTGAGCGCGGCTTTCCCAACCGCCTCACGCCTCCAGGGCCTGTTCAGGATGTCGTCATGCGACGCCTCGGGCGTTTGTCTGCTACCGCATTGCACGCCGCGCAGGCGGCGGCCGTCCTGCAAAGCGACTTCACGCTCGAACTCGTCGCGGAGACGCTGCGCAAGCCGCTCCTTGACGTGCTGCCCGCATGGCAGGAACTGGAGCGCGCGCAGATGCTCGGCGAAGGCCGTTTCAGTCATGACCTCGTGTACGAGGCAGTGGAGGCCAACCTGCCCACGTGTGTGCGTGAGGCGCTACACCGCAGCGCTGCCCGGGTGCTTGACCGGCACGGCTTTCCGCCCTCTCGAGTGGCGCGCCACTGGCTGCAAAGCGGCGAACCGCTGCACGCCGCGCCGAAGTTGCGGGAAGCCGCCGACCTCGCGCGGAGCGCCTTGCGCTTCGTGGACGCGGCGGAACTGCTTGAGCAAGCTGCGGCGCTGCTGGAAGCGCACGGAGATTTGGACGGGGCGTTTGACGCACGGCACATAATGACGCGCGACTTCCTCAAGGAATTCGACCTCGGCGAGCGATACGAAGCGTCCGTGTCGCGTTTATTCGCCCTCGCGCGGACTGAGGGGCAGCGGGCGCGCGCGTGGCACTGCCAGGGCCTGTTGTCCAGCCGCCGCGGCGAGCACCGCACCGCCTTTGAAGCGGCGCGGGAAGGCTGCGCGCACGCCGAGCGCAGCGGCGCTGAAGACGTACAAGCGGAGTTGACGCAGTTCTTAGGCATCGTCGCTTTGCAAGCCAATGAGCTGGACGCCGCCACCGTGGCGTTGCGGCGCGCCGCCATCCTCAATGAACAACTGGGGCGAGTCAGTGGGCAGCTTTCGGCCTTGCAAAACCTCGGGGTGGTGCTGGGCAAACTCGGACGCTACAGCGAGGCCGCTGTGCACCTGCGGGCGCTCATCGAACACAGTGAGCGCGCCGAGCGGCCCGTCATTCGCATGCACGCCCTGACCAACTTAACGTTGACCTTAAGCCGGGCGGGGCGCAAGCGGGAAGCGCGAGCGCACGCCGTCGAGGCTTTAGAGCTGATCGACAGGATGCAGGGGCGGGAGATGAACCGGGTACTCGCGCTGTTGTCATTGGGCGCCATAGAACGTGACCTTGGGCGGTACGGCGAGGCGCTGAACGTGCTGGAGCTGGCGCGGGAGGCGAGCGCAGCGTACAACGGCTTTGCCGCCTCGCTGGTGCTGCGGCAAACCGCTTCGGTGTACGCCGCGCTCGGCGTCTTCGAACAAGCGGAGGTGCTGGCATGCGAAGCGCTCGCCGCGGCCCAGGACGTGGCGTTCGAGCGCGCCGAGGCGCTCCTGGCGCTCACAGCCTTACGGGCCGAGCGGGGCGAGGACGCGACCGAGTTGCTGCGCGAACTGGGCGCCTTGCGCGCTCACCTTGGTCCCGATGACACTTTGCGGTTGGACTTGCTGCGGGCCCGCTGGGATGACCAGGCGGACCTTGCGCAAAGCGAGGCGGTGCTGCGCCGCGTGCGCGCCTCTGAAGGGGGCGAATTGCTGAGCGTGGCCGAGATGCAGCACGCCCATCGCCTCGTTCGGGCGGGGCGGGCTGATAAGGCGCTGCCGCACGCGTTTGAGGCGGCGCGTCTGCTGGACCACCTCGACCCCTTGGAGGAACCACGAGCCCGTTTGGCGGCGCGGCATGCAGCCGTCCTGAGCGCCGCCGGGCATCCGCACGCGGCCGAGGCCGCGCGTCAAGCGGCGCAGTCAGCGCGCGCCACGGCCCTGCACGTCCCGTCTCAATACCGCGAGGCGTACGTGGCGTTTGTCCTGCAACCCAGCCCAATTTAA